The following coding sequences lie in one Lysobacter capsici genomic window:
- a CDS encoding S41 family peptidase — protein MDVRVARLKSLAVAWLASLLALPASAAELATPQQLREDLQTIADTLREQHPEASHSVAPASLRHALASARARLDAPMDRDQAWLRLAPLNSVLADAHTLIAYPDWRGDLKAHVAAGGGLFPYEVHVDGERGELFAVAELGGARSEHARARITRINGVSARRVIERLMRLTHGDSPAFRARLLEQRWAFYYWRAYGDPARFDIALRPVGGATPSHLTLSLPAASRLPAVLAGDQTFERTFGFELRPDRAAVLRIDSFVWSDPERFYAFTEDAFAQIKRHGVRRLIVDIRDNGGGDDELWMRGLLRHIADRPYRNGSTYRKRVLAKFRSGEEVTGAIVRGEKTGLVEPVADDPLHYDGELIVLIGPATYSSAVLFANTVQDFGFGRIAGARGDVVRSRQSGSVQETRLPHSGLMFYWPRFVLDRPAPRASPWLQPDLIVRDDPFDAQVAIEQVLALPVEH, from the coding sequence ATGGATGTCAGAGTCGCCCGTTTGAAATCCCTGGCCGTGGCTTGGCTCGCATCGCTGCTCGCCCTGCCCGCAAGCGCCGCCGAGCTGGCGACGCCGCAGCAATTGCGCGAAGACCTGCAAACGATCGCCGACACCCTGCGCGAACAACATCCCGAAGCCTCGCATTCGGTCGCGCCCGCATCGCTGCGGCACGCGCTGGCATCGGCGCGCGCGCGGCTGGATGCGCCGATGGATCGCGATCAGGCGTGGTTGCGGCTGGCGCCGCTCAATTCGGTGCTGGCCGATGCGCACACGCTGATCGCGTATCCCGACTGGCGCGGCGACCTCAAGGCGCACGTCGCGGCCGGTGGCGGCCTGTTTCCCTACGAGGTCCATGTCGACGGCGAACGCGGCGAGCTGTTCGCGGTGGCCGAGCTCGGCGGCGCGCGCAGCGAGCACGCCCGCGCCCGCATCACTCGCATCAACGGAGTCAGCGCGCGGCGCGTGATCGAGCGGCTGATGCGCCTGACCCACGGCGACTCGCCCGCGTTCCGCGCGCGCCTGCTCGAACAGCGCTGGGCGTTTTACTACTGGCGCGCGTACGGCGATCCGGCGCGGTTCGATATCGCGTTGCGGCCGGTCGGCGGCGCCACACCGTCGCATCTCACGCTGTCGCTGCCGGCCGCGTCGCGTCTGCCGGCCGTGCTGGCCGGGGACCAGACTTTCGAGCGCACGTTCGGGTTCGAACTGCGGCCCGATCGCGCCGCGGTGCTGCGCATCGACAGCTTCGTGTGGTCCGACCCCGAGCGGTTCTATGCCTTCACCGAGGACGCCTTCGCGCAGATCAAACGGCACGGCGTGCGCAGGCTGATCGTCGATATCCGCGACAACGGCGGTGGCGACGACGAACTGTGGATGCGCGGCCTGCTACGGCATATCGCCGACCGGCCGTATCGCAACGGCTCGACCTATCGCAAGCGGGTGCTGGCTAAATTCCGCAGCGGCGAGGAAGTCACCGGCGCGATCGTCCGCGGCGAGAAGACCGGCCTGGTCGAACCGGTCGCCGACGATCCGCTGCATTACGACGGCGAGCTGATCGTGCTGATCGGTCCGGCCACGTATTCCTCGGCGGTGCTGTTCGCCAATACCGTGCAGGATTTCGGCTTCGGCCGCATCGCCGGCGCGCGCGGCGACGTGGTGCGCAGCCGCCAGAGCGGCAGTGTGCAGGAAACCCGGCTGCCGCACAGCGGGCTGATGTTCTATTGGCCGAGATTCGTGCTGGATCGTCCGGCGCCGCGCGCCTCGCCGTGGCTGCAGCCGGATCTGATCGTGCGCGACGATCCGTTCGATGCGCAGGTGGCGATCGAGCAGGTGTTGGCGCTGCCGGTGGAGCATTGA
- a CDS encoding catalase family peroxidase, which translates to MSPPEPDSANASRSSPAPSRPPGPLGRYALIAFVVSAAAAAFGYVAGPLDPQRLTPERIVDDLQANGGLHPGYRRNHAKGVCVIGYFDSSGEAAAYSKAALFARGRTPVVGRFALPGGNPYAPDGGVPIRSFALRFTQADGQQWRTGMNNMPVFPVATPQAFYEQLQAGAPDPATGKPDPARQKAFFAAHPETAAFRAWAKDRKPSASYATETYYGLNAFYFIDAAGARQAVRWRVEPDNGAATAPLSAQDHDVLADELDRRLAKAPLQWRLLVTLAAPGDPTADATRVWPPERREIDAGRVVLARAQAQDAGACRDINYDPLILPDGIAGSDDPLLAARSSAYAESYRRRTAEEARAGGHPPKELPR; encoded by the coding sequence ATGTCGCCGCCCGAACCCGACTCAGCCAACGCCTCACGCTCCTCACCCGCGCCCTCGCGGCCGCCCGGGCCGCTCGGCCGCTATGCCCTGATCGCCTTCGTCGTCAGCGCCGCGGCGGCCGCGTTCGGTTACGTCGCCGGCCCGCTCGATCCGCAGCGGCTCACCCCTGAGCGCATCGTCGACGATCTGCAGGCCAACGGCGGCCTGCATCCGGGGTATCGCCGCAACCACGCCAAGGGCGTGTGCGTGATCGGCTATTTCGACAGCAGCGGCGAGGCCGCGGCGTATTCGAAGGCCGCGCTGTTCGCGCGCGGACGCACACCGGTGGTCGGACGCTTCGCCCTGCCCGGCGGCAATCCCTACGCGCCCGACGGCGGCGTGCCGATCCGCAGCTTCGCCCTGCGCTTCACCCAGGCCGACGGCCAGCAGTGGCGTACCGGCATGAACAACATGCCGGTGTTCCCGGTCGCCACGCCGCAGGCGTTCTACGAGCAATTGCAGGCCGGCGCGCCCGACCCGGCCACCGGCAAGCCCGATCCGGCCAGGCAGAAAGCGTTCTTCGCCGCGCACCCGGAAACCGCGGCGTTCCGCGCCTGGGCCAAAGACCGCAAACCCTCGGCGAGTTACGCCACCGAAACTTACTACGGCCTCAACGCGTTCTATTTCATCGACGCCGCCGGCGCCCGCCAGGCGGTGCGCTGGCGGGTGGAACCCGACAACGGCGCGGCGACGGCGCCGCTGTCGGCGCAGGATCACGACGTACTCGCCGACGAACTCGATCGGCGCCTGGCGAAGGCACCGTTGCAGTGGCGGTTGTTGGTGACCCTGGCCGCGCCGGGCGATCCGACCGCCGACGCCACCCGCGTGTGGCCGCCCGAGCGTCGCGAGATCGATGCCGGCCGCGTCGTGCTCGCCCGCGCGCAAGCGCAGGACGCCGGCGCATGCCGCGACATCAACTACGACCCGCTGATCCTGCCCGACGGCATCGCCGGTTCCGACGACCCGCTGCTGGCCGCGCGCTCATCCGCCTACGCCGAATCCTATCGCCGCCGCACCGCCGAAGAAGCGCGGGCCGGCGGCCACCCGCCGAAGGAGCTGCCGCGATGA
- a CDS encoding M61 family metallopeptidase, producing MRRPTLALLPMLLAAALPLSAAHAQTAAPRDTPYPGTLQLEVDATDIARRVLHTRQRIPVQAGPMTLLFPQWIQGNHSPSGPIDKLAGLRIRGNGQTIGWTRDPLDVYAFQLTVPDGVSEIELDFDMLTPTGSNQGRVVMTPDMLNVQWNQVALYPAGYYARGIQIAPTLKLPAGWQAGTALDLDARQGDTLRYRPVPFDTLLDSPVYAGRHYKQIDLDPGAKVPVRINIVADAPKFLEAKPEQIKLHRELVSQAYKLFGSHHYDHYDFLFSLSSQMSGNGLEHHRSSENGVDPDYFTGWDGSSIVSRDLLAHEFVHSWNGKYRRPAGITSSNFNQPLSDGLLWVYEGQTQYWGYVLTARAGLWKPEFARDALAMVAARYADDRPGMSWRSIQDTTLDPVIAMRRPKSYGSYQLSEDYYSGGQLVWLAVDAKLRALSGEKRSLDDFARGFFGGENGDYQVKPYQFEDVVAALNQVAAFDWASFLRERIDAKAPPLDGLAASGWKLSYTDMPSDFLKFAEADRKYTDLTYSLGLNLSGDGAINTVRWDGPAFNAGIAPGSTLLAVNGYTASGERLKDAVTAAKDGKHPIELIVKNADVIKTVRIDYRDGLRYPKLERIDGTPDRLSKIFAPR from the coding sequence ATGCGTCGACCCACCCTCGCCCTGCTGCCGATGTTGCTCGCTGCGGCGCTGCCCTTGTCGGCCGCCCACGCGCAGACCGCGGCGCCGCGCGACACGCCGTATCCGGGCACCCTGCAACTGGAGGTCGACGCCACCGACATCGCCCGCCGGGTGCTGCACACGCGTCAACGCATCCCGGTCCAGGCCGGGCCGATGACCCTGCTGTTCCCGCAGTGGATCCAGGGCAACCACTCGCCCAGCGGCCCGATCGACAAGCTCGCCGGCCTGCGCATCCGCGGCAACGGCCAGACGATCGGCTGGACCCGCGACCCGCTCGACGTCTACGCCTTCCAGCTGACCGTGCCCGACGGCGTGAGCGAGATCGAACTCGACTTCGACATGCTCACCCCCACCGGCAGCAACCAGGGCCGCGTGGTGATGACGCCCGACATGCTCAACGTGCAGTGGAACCAGGTCGCGCTGTACCCGGCCGGCTACTACGCGCGGGGCATCCAGATCGCGCCGACCCTGAAACTGCCGGCCGGCTGGCAGGCCGGCACCGCGCTGGACCTGGACGCGCGCCAGGGCGACACGTTGCGCTATCGCCCGGTGCCGTTCGACACCTTGCTCGATTCGCCGGTGTACGCCGGCCGTCACTACAAGCAGATCGATCTCGACCCGGGCGCGAAGGTCCCGGTGCGGATCAACATCGTCGCCGACGCGCCCAAGTTCCTCGAAGCCAAGCCCGAGCAGATCAAGCTGCATCGCGAACTGGTCAGTCAGGCGTACAAGCTGTTCGGCTCGCACCACTACGACCACTACGATTTCCTGTTCTCGCTGTCCAGCCAGATGAGCGGCAACGGCCTGGAGCATCACCGCTCCAGCGAAAACGGCGTGGACCCGGACTATTTCACCGGCTGGGACGGCAGCAGCATCGTCAGCCGCGACCTGCTCGCGCACGAGTTCGTGCATTCGTGGAACGGCAAGTATCGCCGCCCGGCCGGCATCACCTCGAGCAACTTCAACCAGCCGCTCAGCGATGGTTTGCTGTGGGTGTACGAAGGCCAGACCCAGTACTGGGGTTATGTGCTGACCGCGCGCGCGGGCCTGTGGAAACCCGAGTTCGCGCGCGATGCGCTGGCGATGGTCGCGGCGCGCTATGCCGACGATCGCCCGGGCATGAGTTGGCGTTCGATCCAGGACACCACGCTCGATCCGGTGATCGCGATGCGCCGGCCCAAGTCGTACGGCAGCTACCAGCTCAGCGAGGACTACTACAGCGGCGGCCAGCTGGTGTGGCTCGCGGTCGACGCCAAGCTGCGCGCGCTCAGCGGCGAGAAGCGCTCGCTCGACGATTTCGCGCGCGGCTTCTTCGGCGGCGAAAACGGCGACTATCAGGTCAAGCCGTACCAGTTCGAGGACGTGGTCGCCGCCTTGAACCAGGTCGCCGCCTTCGACTGGGCGAGCTTCCTGCGCGAACGCATCGACGCCAAGGCGCCGCCGCTGGACGGCCTGGCCGCGAGCGGCTGGAAACTGAGCTACACCGACATGCCCAGCGACTTCCTCAAGTTCGCCGAAGCCGACCGCAAATACACCGACCTGACCTATTCGCTGGGCCTGAACCTGTCTGGCGATGGCGCCATCAACACGGTGCGCTGGGACGGCCCCGCGTTCAACGCCGGCATCGCCCCGGGCAGCACGCTGCTCGCGGTCAACGGTTACACCGCCAGCGGCGAGCGGCTCAAGGACGCGGTCACCGCGGCCAAGGACGGCAAGCATCCGATCGAACTGATCGTCAAGAACGCCGACGTGATCAAGACCGTGCGCATCGATTACCGCGACGGCCTGCGCTATCCCAAGCTCGAACGCATCGACGGCACGCCCGATCGCTTGAGCAAGATCTTCGCCCCCCGCTGA
- a CDS encoding sigma-70 family RNA polymerase sigma factor → MPAHELDTALREQLPSLRRFARWLARDPHAADDLVQAALERAITRWHSRHDDQALRPWLFAIVYRQFLDAQRRSQRYAGLLSRLGLAGNEHQPSAEREFVARSALEAMQRLPVEQRSLLLWVSVEGLSYQDVADILEVPIGTVMSRLSRARQALRRLSEGETPGPALRLLK, encoded by the coding sequence ATGCCCGCCCACGAGCTAGACACCGCCCTGCGCGAACAACTGCCCTCGTTGCGGCGTTTCGCGCGCTGGCTCGCGCGCGATCCGCACGCGGCCGACGACTTGGTCCAGGCCGCGCTTGAGCGCGCGATCACCCGCTGGCACAGCCGCCACGACGATCAGGCCCTGCGGCCGTGGCTGTTCGCGATCGTCTACCGCCAGTTCCTCGATGCGCAGCGGCGTTCGCAGCGTTACGCCGGTTTGTTGTCGCGCTTGGGCCTGGCCGGCAACGAGCATCAACCCTCGGCCGAGCGCGAGTTCGTCGCGCGCTCGGCGCTGGAGGCGATGCAGCGCCTGCCGGTCGAGCAGCGCAGCCTGCTGCTGTGGGTCTCGGTGGAAGGGCTGAGCTATCAGGACGTCGCCGACATTCTCGAGGTGCCGATCGGCACGGTGATGTCGCGGCTGTCGCGCGCGCGCCAGGCGCTGCGCCGGCTCAGCGAAGGCGAGACGCCGGGGCCGGCGTTGAGGTTGTTGAAATGA
- a CDS encoding putative quinol monooxygenase, with product MPFDRRQFIVLTGAAALALALPGHAATMETRTMYGLIGKMKAAAGQRDALIAILLDGIDAMPGCLSYIVARDPKDADAIWISEVWDSQDSHRASLALPSVKAAIAKAKPMIASFDEHHEIEPVGGHGLTKPR from the coding sequence ATGCCGTTCGACCGACGCCAGTTCATCGTCCTCACCGGCGCCGCCGCGCTCGCGTTGGCGCTGCCGGGGCATGCCGCCACCATGGAGACCCGAACCATGTACGGATTGATCGGCAAGATGAAAGCCGCCGCCGGCCAGCGCGACGCCTTGATCGCGATCCTGCTCGACGGCATCGATGCGATGCCCGGCTGCCTGAGCTACATCGTGGCGCGCGACCCCAAGGACGCCGATGCGATCTGGATCAGCGAAGTCTGGGACAGCCAGGACAGCCATCGTGCCTCGTTGGCGCTGCCGTCGGTGAAGGCCGCGATCGCCAAGGCCAAGCCGATGATCGCGAGTTTCGATGAGCATCATGAGATCGAGCCGGTCGGTGGGCACGGACTGACGAAGCCGCGCTAG
- a CDS encoding anti-sigma factor family protein: protein MNLPSEHDLHAYVDGRLDAARRAEVEAWLARHPESAEELRAWQRDAQQLRAALAGDALSAQPELDPARVRAGLTRKRNARYAMAAAILLSIGVGGLGGWQARTWSQSADAPSLQAQAQARPLPMADAIAAHRLFAVRHDLRPDRTVGAGDLQTWLDANFRAPMRLPDLSAAGFRPSGVRMLSTEQGAAALVVYADPSGNAISFYIRPPGPQRHLLPRGDRRDGDLFAQYWSRGDYNYAMVSRGDSANVVRRALAGAI, encoded by the coding sequence ATGAACCTCCCCAGCGAACACGATCTGCATGCTTACGTCGACGGACGGCTCGATGCCGCGCGCCGCGCCGAAGTCGAAGCCTGGCTCGCGCGTCATCCCGAATCGGCCGAAGAATTGCGCGCCTGGCAGCGCGATGCGCAGCAACTGCGCGCCGCGTTGGCCGGCGATGCGTTGAGCGCGCAACCCGAGCTCGATCCGGCGCGCGTGCGCGCTGGCCTCACCCGCAAGCGCAACGCGCGTTACGCGATGGCCGCGGCGATACTGCTGAGCATCGGCGTGGGCGGTCTCGGCGGCTGGCAGGCGCGGACGTGGTCGCAGTCGGCCGATGCGCCATCGTTGCAGGCGCAGGCGCAGGCGCGACCGCTGCCGATGGCCGATGCGATCGCCGCCCATCGCTTGTTCGCGGTGCGTCACGATCTGCGCCCCGATCGCACGGTCGGCGCCGGCGACCTGCAGACCTGGCTCGACGCCAATTTCCGCGCGCCCATGCGGCTGCCCGATCTGAGCGCGGCCGGCTTCCGTCCGTCGGGCGTGCGCATGCTGTCGACTGAACAGGGCGCGGCGGCGCTGGTGGTGTACGCCGACCCGTCCGGCAACGCGATCAGCTTCTACATCCGGCCGCCCGGCCCGCAGCGCCATCTCCTGCCACGCGGCGACCGCCGCGACGGCGATCTGTTCGCGCAATACTGGTCGCGCGGCGACTACAACTATGCGATGGTGAGCCGTGGTGATTCGGCGAACGTCGTCAGGCGCGCGCTGGCAGGCGCGATCTGA
- a CDS encoding 3'-5' exonuclease, protein MNKGSTTGAEPAHYLLIDFEATCADDQSIARAQMEIIEIGAVMVETETLKVVDEFQSFVRPVRHPRLTAFCTQLTSIRQADVDAAPSFAQMLEAFKPWLYRYRDFVWGSWGDYDLHQLRQDCDFHRLPNPIGAAHRNIKQAFAQAQGLTKKPGLGGAVRMAGLTFAGTHHRGIDDARNIARLMPYALGRATLPSR, encoded by the coding sequence ATGAATAAAGGAAGCACCACCGGCGCGGAGCCCGCCCACTACCTGCTGATCGATTTCGAGGCCACCTGCGCCGACGACCAATCGATCGCTCGCGCCCAAATGGAAATCATCGAGATCGGCGCGGTGATGGTCGAGACCGAAACGCTGAAGGTCGTCGACGAATTCCAAAGCTTCGTGCGTCCCGTGCGGCACCCGCGCCTGACCGCGTTCTGCACCCAGCTGACCTCGATCCGCCAGGCCGATGTCGACGCGGCGCCGTCGTTCGCGCAGATGCTCGAAGCCTTCAAGCCCTGGTTGTACCGTTATCGCGATTTCGTCTGGGGTTCGTGGGGCGATTACGACCTGCACCAGTTGCGGCAGGACTGCGATTTCCATCGTCTGCCCAATCCGATCGGCGCGGCCCATCGCAACATCAAGCAGGCCTTCGCGCAGGCGCAGGGCCTGACCAAGAAACCCGGGCTCGGCGGCGCGGTGCGCATGGCCGGGCTGACCTTCGCCGGCACCCACCATCGCGGCATCGACGATGCGCGCAATATCGCGCGCCTGATGCCGTACGCGCTCGGCCGCGCGACCCTGCCGTCGCGCTGA
- a CDS encoding cytochrome b: MSRNEDMFWWPARVLHWLMAVMIVSMLFIGAGMVATVSDKHTWLLALHKPLGISILALAALRLTLRLLHKPPALPADLPPLQRFAARASHWLLYALMFALPLIGWAMLSAGGYPVSLGAGVVLPPIAPSDPSVFALLRWLHRTLAYLLFATVLLHLAAALYHGLIRRDGVLRSMVWRRGSRDDVALPPASGDVGASPVEDASVR, encoded by the coding sequence ATGAGCCGCAACGAGGACATGTTCTGGTGGCCGGCGCGGGTGCTGCACTGGCTGATGGCGGTGATGATCGTGAGCATGCTGTTCATCGGCGCCGGCATGGTCGCGACGGTGTCGGACAAGCACACCTGGCTGCTCGCGCTGCACAAGCCGCTGGGGATTTCGATCCTGGCTTTGGCGGCGCTGCGCCTGACGTTGCGCCTTCTGCATAAACCGCCCGCGCTGCCGGCCGACCTGCCGCCGCTGCAACGGTTCGCCGCGCGCGCCTCGCATTGGTTGTTGTACGCGTTGATGTTCGCGCTGCCGCTGATCGGCTGGGCGATGCTGTCGGCCGGCGGTTATCCGGTCAGCCTCGGCGCCGGCGTCGTGCTGCCGCCGATCGCGCCGTCCGACCCGAGCGTGTTCGCGCTGTTGCGCTGGCTGCATCGCACGCTGGCGTATCTGTTGTTCGCGACGGTGCTGCTGCATCTGGCGGCGGCGCTGTATCACGGGTTGATTCGGCGCGATGGGGTGTTGCGCAGCATGGTGTGGCGGCGTGGATCGCGCGATGACGTAGCGTTGCCGCCCGCATCTGGCGACGTAGGTGCATCGCCTGTCGAGGATGCGTCCGTGCGTTGA